One Acidimicrobiia bacterium genomic window, CCGTCGTACTCCTCGGGAACCGACAGGCCGAAGCCCCCGATCTCGGCGAGACCCGAGATGACGTCTTCGGGGACGTCGGCGTTCGTGCGGTGCACGTGCTCGGCGACGGGCCGGACCTTGTCCTCGGCGAAGCGGTGGAACGTCTCGCTCACGAGGGAGAAGTCGTCGTCGAGGTGCGTCGGCCCGGTGCCCCGGGTGGCGCAGTCGTCGGCGATCCCGGCGAGGAAGGCCGGGTCGCGGTGAGCTTCCACGAAGGGGAGAGCAGGAGCGAGGTCGCCGGCATCGGCTCCCCACACGGCTTCCCGGCCGATGACCTTGGCGCCCAGGTCGGCGACCACGTCGGCCACGAAGGCGCAGGCCATCCGAGCCTCGAGATCGCCGTGCCCGGCGTAGTCGAGCATCGCCCGACAGGCCTCCACTCCCGCCGCGGCGTGGGTGAGGTCGTAGGCGAGGACCTGGTGCTCGTCGAGCTTGGAAACCGAGATCCTGTCGCCGTCCTTCGACTCGGCGGCGAGGTGGTCGGCCGCCGAGTCGACGAGGTCGGCGGCGAGAGCGACGGCGTCGGCGGCGGCGCTGAGTGCGGGGGAGGTCTGGTTCTCGGGCATGGCCCGGATGCTACCGACGGGTCACTTCACCCCCCGAGCCGGGCTTCTAGTCGACGAGGACGGAGCGGACCTCGTCGACGTCGTAGGGGCGACTGCCGCCGACGGTCACGGAGCCGAGGTCCTGGGTGAGGGTGGTTCCGAAGCCGGTGATGGTGGCGGTGCCGTGCCAGTGGGTCGTCACCGAGAGCGTGTAGGGCTCGGCGCCCGACTTCGTCTCGTAGGTGTAGGTGGCGGCCGGGTGGGCCTCGCTGCCGGGCCGGGTGGACGACGCCGAGTGGCCGTCACCCATGTTCCACACGATGCGCTCGACGGTCGCCGTGGCCGTGACGCTCCACCCGTCGAGGGTCAGGGGCCCGACTTCGAGGTCCGTCGTACCGTCGAGCCACAGCCAGGTCTCGAGGCCGGTGACACCCTCGCCCGCCGGGTTCACCGACACCGACGGGTCGGGCACCGGAACGGAGTCCCAGATCTCGGCGGGCGACGGAGGATCCGGCGTCGGTTCCGGCTCCGGAGCGTCGGCGTCGAGTGGGACGCAGCGCACGCGTGTGACGAGCGCCTCACCGGTCGTGCGGTCGATGAGCTCCTCCCAGTACTCCACGCCCACCTCATCGGCGCTGACCTGGCACAGGAGACTCGTGGGGTCCCCCACCTCTCCCGGGACGACGTGCTGCCAGTAGTAGCGGGCGGGTTGCACCGAACCTCCGGACCCACCACCCCCTGTTCCACCTCCGGATCCACCGGTACCGCCGCCGGGCGTCTCACAGCCTGCGCCGAGGTCGGGGCCGAGCCCGCCCGAGCAGTCGGCCTTTGCTGGAACTGACAGGGGGAGAAGCGACAGTGCTGACGCGGCAACGACAATCACTAGCCGGAGGCTCACGCCTCTAGATGAGGTCAACGCTGTCTCCGATCCTCCATCGTCCTTCGTCCTCGAGAAGTGAGATGAGAAAACGAGTCTCGTAGGGCTCGCGCCTTGACCGAATCACTGCCCCATCGCGGTCGAGGAAGTCGACCGGCGGAAACCGATGCGTAACCACCAAGTCATAGATGACGGACCCCGCAGGGCCATCGCGCGGGCCTCGGTCCTCGATCGAGACGATCTCCTGAATCCGGTCGGCGGCGTGATATCCGCCGGCGATGTTCTCCTCCAACTGGTCGTGTTGGATCTCGTACGCCGGCCCGCGAGGGCTGTAGATCACATCAACCATCTCAATGGTGGGATCCGGATTCGCGGCGAGCCAGTTGATGAACTCGTTGAAGCTCCGGTACATGGCCTCGAAGTCGTCGCCGGTGTTGATGATCTCGGGGGCGTCGGCGGGGACCTCGGGGCCGGGGGGAGTGGTCGTCGGCGTGGGGTCCGCAGTCGTCGTCGTGGACGAGGGCTCCGACGCATCGGCGCGAGTCGTCGAGGTTGCATCGGCGTCGTCACTCCCGCCGCCGCTGCAACCGGTCACGAAGAGCGCGCCCACCAGCGCGACGGCGACGGTGCGTGTCCGCCGAGAGTCCCCCACTCCCATGGAGCCGAACCTACCGGTACCGCTCTATTGGGACAAGAGGCACTTCACAAACGGTTCCGCGGAACCGTGGCCTGTGGAAAAGACGGTCCCGCGGGACCGTCAGGGGCCGCCGCCCTGGGCGGAGCCCCCGCCACCGGTCCCACCGGAGCCACTCTCACCACCGCCGCCCCCGCCTGGCGGGCTGGTGGGCTGGGTCGGCTCCACAGGTGGGGAGGTCGGCTCGACGACGGGCTCGGTCGGCGCCGGCGGCGACGTGGCAACTGGCGCCGGCTCCGTCACCGGGGGGGACGTGGCCACGGGTGCGCTCTGTGTCGCCGAGGACCCCGTCGAACCCGTCGATGTGGTCGCACCCGACCCGGGGTTCTCGAAACGCGAGGGCGTCCCCGACTCCTCGACGGGCTGTGTCTCACCCGGCACGGCGTACGTCGAGATCTCGAACGCCGCGTCGAGCAGGTCCCACACGAACCCGGCCAGGTAGCGGGCACCCTCTCCGGTGAAGTGCACACCGTCGCCGTCACGCATCGTGACGACCTCGCCCTCACGGTTCTCGAACGCCTGCGAGTACACGCCGTTGGGGGAGAAGAGGTCGTACGCGTTCACGTACGCCACCGTCGGGCGTTCCCCGGCCTGCTCGACGAAGACCTCGTTGACCTGGGCGACCCGGCTGCTCATCTCGTCGTCACCGATGGCGGGCGAGCCGATCCAGTAGACCGGCCGCCCCTCGGAGCCGGTGAGAATGTCCATCATCTCGCCGGTCCTCGCGGCGTAGTCGTCACGCCAGTCGCCGGCGTCGTCGACGACCGAGTGGTCGTTGGCGCCCATGATGAACACGACCGCCTCGGGGTTCACCTCGATCATCTGCTGGGAGGCTTCCTCGGGCCAGTCGATGATGGTCTGGTCGACGAGGCCGCTGGAGGTGTGCGAGTCGTACCACGTGCGCACGACGCCGCTCCCGGACGCGTACTCACCGAGCGCCGGACCGAGTGCTCCGGCCAGCGAGTCGCCGCCGACCCAGAGGCGCAACGGGTCTTCGACGCTCAACGGCCGGGTCGCGTCCTCCACGTCGGGCGCGTCGCCGACAACGGCCTCGCCGGCGTCGACGCTGGCGTCGGCCAGTCTCGGCGAGGGTCCTCCCGGCAGGCGCAGCGTGTCGGTGGTCACGAGGCCCACGAGGACGACGGTGACGACCGTGAGCGCGCCGACGAAGACGCGGTACCGGAGTCGGCGGCGCCGCTCGCGCGCGACGCGCCGCTCCGAACGGGTGAGGGGCGCGTCGGAGTCGTCGGGCATAGAGGAGATCCGGAATCCGGAGGAGACGAGGATCGAACCGGGCGGAGGCCCGTCGCCGCGATTCTACCGGTCGGGCTTCTACAGGGTGGGTCTGGGCGCCTCGCCGCCGAGCAGGGCGTCGAGGGGGTCGGCGGCCGACTCGCCGGGGTCGGCGTTCGGGGAGGGCCGCTCCCGGTGGTCCCCCAGCTGGGTCCGGGTCAACTCGGCGTAGAGGCCGCCCGCGGCGAGCAGCTCGTCGTGGGTTCCCGACTCCACGATCCGGCCGTCGTCGACCACGAGGATCCGGTCCGACGACACGACCGTCGACAGGCGATGGGCGATCACGAGCGCCGTCCGGCCCTCGAGTGCCTCGGCGAGGGCGCGCTGGATCATCGCCTCCGACTCCGAGTCGAGGTGCGACGTGGCCTCGTCGAGGATCACCACCGCCGGGTCCTTCAACAGGACACGCGCGATCGCCATGCGCTGCTTCTCACCGCCTGAGAGCCGGTAGCCCCGCTCGCCGACGAGCGTGTCGTAGCCGTCGGGCAACGAGGCGATGAGGTCGTGGATGCGCGCGGCCCTGCACGCGGCCACGAGCTCCTCGTCGGTGGCGCCGGGTTTCGAGAAGGTGAGGTTCTCACGGATCGTCTCGTGGAACATGTGCGGGTCCTGGCTGACGAACCCGATCGCCGCGCGCAGCGACTCCTGCGTGAGCCCGTCGACGTCGTGGCCGTCGAAGAGCACACGACCGTCGGTCACCATGTGGATCCGCGGGACCATCATGGCGATGGTGGTCTTGCCCGCGCCCGACGGGCCGACGAGCGCCACCGTCTCGCCCGGGTCGACGGAGAACGTCACATCTTTGAGGACGAGGGTGTCGTCGTCGGCGTGGGCCGAGTCATCGACCTCCAGGGATGCGATCGACGTGAGGGATCCCGGCGGGTGGCGGAACCACACGTGATCGAACTCGATGTGTCCCTTGGGATTCTCCAGGCCGACGGCGTCGGGGGCGTCGGGGATGAGGCTCTCGAAGTCGAGCACCTCGAACACCCGCTCGAACGAGACGACGGCCGTCATCACGTCGACGCGTGCGTTCGTGAGCTGCGTGAGCGGCGTGTAGATCTGTCCGACATAGACGACGAAGGCCACGAGCGTCCCGATCTCGATCGTGCCGGAGATCACGAGCCGCCCGCCGAGGTAGTAGACGATGGCCGTTCCGACGGCGGACACGAACGCCAGTGCGGCGAAGATCGTGCGTGAGTACATCGCGGTCTGCACACCGATGTCGGCCACGCGTGCCGCCCGATCGTCGAAGCGGTCGCGTTCGGTGTCGTGCCGACCGAACAGCTTGACCAGTAACGCACCCGACACGTTGAAGCGCTCGGTGATCGTGGTGTTCATCTCGGCGTTGAGCTCCATCGACTCGCGCGTGGCCCTCTGGAGCTTCCGACCCACACGGCGGGCCGGGATCACGAACGCGGGGAGCACCGCAAGGGTCAGAAGTGTGAGTCGCCACTCCAACGCGAACATGACGACGAGCGTCACGACGATGTTGATCGTGTTGGAGGCGACCGTCCCGAGCGTGCCGGTGACGGCCTGTTGCGCCCCGACCACGTCGTTGTTGAGGCGTGTTTGGAGCGCCCCGGTCTGTGTGCGGGTGAAGAACGACAGCGGGAGCCGCTGGACGTGGTCGAAGAGCCTGACCCGCAGGTCGTGGATCAGGCCCTCGCCCACCCGGGCCGAGAACAGGCGCTGGGCGAGCGACAGAACCGCGGCGAGGATCGCCAGCAGGACGGCACCCAGGGCCAGCCACCCCACCAGCGCCGTGTTCTCGTCGGGGACCGCGGTGTCGAGCAGGGCGCGCAGCAGAAGCGGCGGGAGGACGGTGACGACCGCCCCGGCGACGACGGTGGCGATGAAGCCGACCAGGAGCCACCGGTAGGGCCGTGCGTACGTGAGGACCCTCCGGAGCACGTGGCGGTCGAGACGCTTGTCGCGCACGACGTCGGGGTCGCGCCGGAACCCGGCGACGGTCTGCCAGTGAGGTGCTGCCATGCAGCGTCCACGGTACCGGTGACGCGGTGTGAGGCCCGATCAGTTGCTCTGCAATGCTGGACGGCCATGACGACACATGAGCGCCCCTTCGGCCGGTACCTCGAGGACTTCGAGCCCGGCGACATCTACAAGCACTGGCCCGGTAAGACGATCACCGAGTACGACGACCACCTGTTCTGCAT contains:
- a CDS encoding ABC transporter ATP-binding protein, giving the protein MAAPHWQTVAGFRRDPDVVRDKRLDRHVLRRVLTYARPYRWLLVGFIATVVAGAVVTVLPPLLLRALLDTAVPDENTALVGWLALGAVLLAILAAVLSLAQRLFSARVGEGLIHDLRVRLFDHVQRLPLSFFTRTQTGALQTRLNNDVVGAQQAVTGTLGTVASNTINIVVTLVVMFALEWRLTLLTLAVLPAFVIPARRVGRKLQRATRESMELNAEMNTTITERFNVSGALLVKLFGRHDTERDRFDDRAARVADIGVQTAMYSRTIFAALAFVSAVGTAIVYYLGGRLVISGTIEIGTLVAFVVYVGQIYTPLTQLTNARVDVMTAVVSFERVFEVLDFESLIPDAPDAVGLENPKGHIEFDHVWFRHPPGSLTSIASLEVDDSAHADDDTLVLKDVTFSVDPGETVALVGPSGAGKTTIAMMVPRIHMVTDGRVLFDGHDVDGLTQESLRAAIGFVSQDPHMFHETIRENLTFSKPGATDEELVAACRAARIHDLIASLPDGYDTLVGERGYRLSGGEKQRMAIARVLLKDPAVVILDEATSHLDSESEAMIQRALAEALEGRTALVIAHRLSTVVSSDRILVVDDGRIVESGTHDELLAAGGLYAELTRTQLGDHRERPSPNADPGESAADPLDALLGGEAPRPTL